A single window of Usitatibacter rugosus DNA harbors:
- a CDS encoding CheR family methyltransferase: MDAQVGSPRPARDQDIEMTLLIEAVYLKYHYDFRGYATASLRRRLATAADRFGCRSLTQLQDRLIHEPGIFPELLNYLTVQVSEMFRDPGYFKVLRESVMPLLRTYPSLRVWVAGCSSGEEVYSLAILLREEGLLERTTIYATDINPRALERAEAGVYEIDRIPKFTENHRDSGARTSLSDYYTAGYGRAVFDKSLRKNIVFSDHSLATDSVFAEVQLVSCRNVLIYFDRKLQDRAIGLFREALVRRGVLGIGSKESIRFTHHAEAFEPLSRDLRVYQKRGDA, translated from the coding sequence GTGGATGCCCAAGTAGGATCGCCGCGCCCGGCCCGCGACCAGGACATCGAGATGACGCTGCTCATCGAGGCCGTGTATCTCAAGTACCACTACGACTTCCGCGGCTATGCCACGGCGTCGCTGCGCCGAAGGCTCGCCACCGCCGCCGATCGCTTCGGCTGCCGCAGCCTCACGCAGCTCCAGGACCGCCTGATCCACGAGCCGGGCATCTTCCCCGAGTTGCTGAACTACCTCACCGTGCAGGTGAGCGAGATGTTCCGCGACCCGGGCTACTTCAAGGTGCTGCGCGAGTCGGTGATGCCCCTGCTGCGCACGTATCCGTCGCTTCGCGTGTGGGTGGCCGGGTGCAGCAGCGGCGAGGAGGTCTACTCGCTCGCGATCCTGCTGCGCGAGGAAGGCCTGCTCGAGCGCACCACGATCTACGCGACCGACATCAACCCGCGTGCGCTCGAGCGCGCCGAAGCGGGCGTCTACGAGATCGACCGTATCCCGAAGTTCACCGAGAACCACCGCGACTCCGGCGCGCGAACCTCGCTCTCCGACTACTACACGGCCGGCTACGGCCGCGCGGTGTTCGACAAGTCGCTGCGCAAGAACATCGTCTTCTCCGACCACAGCCTCGCCACCGACAGCGTGTTCGCGGAAGTGCAGCTGGTCTCGTGCCGCAACGTGCTGATCTATTTCGACCGCAAGCTCCAGGACCGCGCCATCGGCCTGTTCCGCGAGGCGCTGGTCCGCCGGGGCGTGCTCGGCATCGGCTCGAAGGAATCGATCCGCTTCACGCACCACGCCGAAGCCTTCGAGCCTCTCTCGCGCGACCTGCGCGTGTACCAGAAGCGGGGCGACGCATGA
- a CDS encoding chemotaxis protein CheB, with protein MMAARTVDAIAIGASAGGVEALTALLPALPADLSAAVLVVIHIPRDRPSVLAELFASRCKLAVREAQDKEPIEAGTIYFAPADYHLLVEPQRYVSLSVDEPVCFSRPSIDVLFESAALVYGPRLAGVVLTGANEDGANGLAAIARAGGVTIVQDPAGAKMPLMPASALQRTTAAHVLPLERIGAQLARLGGGTAS; from the coding sequence ATGATGGCCGCGCGCACCGTCGATGCGATCGCCATCGGCGCCTCGGCGGGCGGCGTGGAGGCGCTCACGGCACTCCTGCCCGCATTGCCCGCGGATCTCTCCGCCGCGGTGCTCGTCGTGATCCACATCCCGCGCGACCGCCCGAGCGTGCTGGCCGAGCTCTTCGCGTCGCGCTGCAAGCTCGCGGTGCGCGAGGCGCAGGACAAGGAGCCGATCGAGGCCGGCACGATCTACTTCGCGCCCGCGGACTACCACCTGCTGGTCGAGCCGCAGCGCTACGTCTCGCTCTCGGTGGACGAGCCGGTGTGCTTCTCGCGCCCTTCGATCGACGTGCTCTTCGAGTCGGCGGCCCTGGTCTACGGACCCCGCCTCGCGGGCGTGGTGCTCACGGGCGCCAACGAGGACGGCGCCAACGGCCTCGCGGCGATCGCGCGCGCCGGCGGCGTCACCATCGTCCAGGACCCGGCGGGTGCGAAGATGCCGCTCATGCCCGCATCCGCCCTTCAACGAACGACGGCCGCCCACGTGCTGCCGCTCGAGCGGATCGGAGCGCAGCTCGCACGCCTGGGCGGCGGGACCGCCTCATGA